The genomic region CCAGCACGTCCAGAAGCTGCGCAAGAACCGCGACACCACCGCCATCCAGAACTCTGGCGGCTCCGAGAATGGTACTCCCCGCAAGCGCGCTCCCGGCTCCAAGACGCCCGCCAAGCGCACTCCATCCAAGCGCAAGGCCACTAATTCGGCTTCTGTCgtcgacgaggacgaggatcttgaggacgagaagatgcagctgaagatggagactGACGACATGGGGGAGGAACTCATGTCTCCCAAGGGCGCAAAGCGCACCAAGTACGTTGGAATTCACCAAGTCAACTTCCAGGTTCCGTGCTAACTGTCTTATAGGTCCGAGCCCGAGGACGAGGTCACCGTTGGTGAGGTCTAGGTCCGAGTTTCTTCTACAAGGTGAGTTGATGTCCTAATGCTTTCACATATGTTCTCAGCTAATGGATCAACAGGCTAGCTTCCACGGTCGAGGGGTTCAAAAGTTGAATCTTCGACGGATGATGAACATTGGAGTGGTTGTCAACAGGGTCATGCCTATCGCAGAGAAATAGGGGTAAAACTAGGCTAGGATGGTTTCCATGTGCCTTGGATGTTACGATGAGAGCTTTGCCATTTGAGGGCAATATTACGAGCATGTCTCTGCGATGAATTGAAAGATGCCACCtgtcctttttcttttccccccCTTTTTTTGTGCACAAGTATCATAAAGTGTTGATGTGCATGTCCCGAGCATCTACACTTTTACTGGGTATTCGTCAAGGCCTCCCCGATGTTCACTAATAGTTCTACGATTTATGGCTAAGCACATATGGCATACTTACAAGCTGTTTCTAATCAATGCCTGTCGAGTACTCTCCTTGTTTGATCCCGATTCTCGTGACCAGTGCCATGGGATGCTTACAATTTGGACTCTACTGTATATGTAATATTTGTAGATACGCAAGTTGCGAAATCCTCTAGATATATCAGTATAAGAATGATCTTAACTGCGTGGCTGTGTTGGCGTCGTCGGCCATTCTGTTACTACGCAGAGGAATCAAGCGCTTCCACCAGTTGCAGGGCCACAAGCAGCCTATACCCCCTAAgatatctctcttttccatTCACTGAGACTTTTCCACCCTCTCGCTTTTTCCCATTGACTGTTCAGAATCgctctttttcttccatccatcactCTTCCATCTTTCCCCTCCACACTTTTCATccactcctcttcttcttacatGCTGCATCTCTATCCCTCAACCCTAGGGCAACATCCTTTACTCTACATCAAACATTCTCCCACCTACTGCAATGCCTCCCTCTGAGAAGAAGTGGGACGCCAACGCCGAGCGTGACCTGTGCGTCGCAGTGATCATGGGTGCTCAAGATGGTGAGCGCATGCGCTTCAACTGGCCAAAGGTCCATGCCTCGATGGCAGCCCTTGGTTATTCCTTCACCAAGGACGCCATCTCGTAAGTCTCACTATTCTCTCTCATATCTTTACCATGCTGTCTTTCCTTTCGGGTTCTTGAGCCTCCCATCCCATAGCCATATTCATCCCGTCCAGATACTTACCAGCAACAGTCAGCATTTCAGCAAGTCCATCATGCGCGACTTCAAGGGTCGACATGGCGATCCTGCCAACAGCACCCCTACTGCTACACCAAAGAAGGCTACCACTCGCCGCAAGCGATCTACTCCTgctaagaagaagatcgagatgttggacgaggaggacgatgatgcgGAGACCATGGTCGGATCTCCTGTCCataagaagatgaagcacaaggatgaggacgataaAGAGGATCTCAAGACATCCGTTGGTATCCAGGGCAAGCCTGGGGGCAGGTATGTTCGACTAGCACGCATGTCCTAACAAAAATACTGATCTACTCATAGCCTTTCtcctgctgagaaggaagcCAAGTTTGAGAACTGGCTTGCCAACGTTGGCGGTGCTTAGACACTGCTGCAACTCTATCATGAAAGGACAGATATCTAGAGGGTCGATAATATCGAGGCTTTAGATGCTATTGCTAGGGGGCGAGATAATAGGAGCGGTTTACAGCCTCGGATAACTGGATTGATAGCCCTCGCAACATGAAGTTCACTTTGTTTCCCTACTGCGCATCTCGCCTGTGCACAGACAAGCCCCATGTAATATGCCAGtcatcttctgcttctcgtaAAGGCTTCTCACGTAGGAATCCTCGTTGCGACTTTCTGTTTGGCGATGCTCACTGGCTGTCCATTCATAGTCACTCTTTTCTCCAATCCAATCGCTTCTTCAAAAGTTTCCTGTTTACGTGACTTTCGGGGATGTAAGGCCAATTCTTTCTATACTCAAGTTCTGAAAGCTTCAGATGTTCAATCAAAAGTACCATGTATTTGTCTTACGCAAAGTCACTTCATGAAGGATAGCTATCCGATTTCTTACATAGCCTGATAGACTGTGTTTGAGACTAATGTTTGTCTgtcatttctttttttcGAGAATCTGAATGCACGTAGTCTTTGAAGTTCATCATGTGGGTTTTGAGAACGGCAGTGAAATAGTCACACGACTCCGGGTGCCTTGGGGCTCGCGATTCATGTATCAATATGGCATGTTCTGCATGGTTTTTAGTGTCTCCGTCTCTCATACCGTATCCTTTTCGTTTCTCGTCTGCGAGTGAGTGCCAGAAGACAGAGATCAAAAGAGGTTGTtcaataaaaagaaaaagagcagCGGGTAATCATTTACCGTAAGTCAAACATCTTGAGGTGTAAATTCATGACTCTAATCACACGAGACTTGCATCTTACGCGTGTTTATGCTTCTTCATTCGTGTTGACATCCGTCACTCACATGGGCATCAGTGACAGACTACCTAACCCAGTATAAGTTGAACCAAGCTCTAAATCACGTTGCCTACCACCCAAACGCCAGTCCAATTCGTTGCATTGTCCTTGTTCATCGTGGCCGTCGACCGTCGAGTCTATTTCCTTCGCTCGtacccttcttctcgggggccttggtcttgtcgtcTCCTTCTCCCTTTCTTTTAACGGCACCCCGAAGTGTCTGGCCTTGGCCAGCAAAGTGAGGCCTGTTGgcgttctccttctcctcttccttatCGGCGTCCGTCTTGACTGGCTTAATCTCGTATCCGAAGAAAAGCTTGTTAGGTGGTAGACGTAGAGCTGCCGGAGCACCATCGCGCCTCCTAGGCATTCCTGGAATCTCCACCGTAGGAACTGGAGTAGCTGGCTTGGGTGTTGGAGCCTTGCTTCccttcttggcaagcttTTGACCCTCTCCAAGGAAGTTTGTCACATTGCTTGTCACTGATGGAGCAATGGCGCTGTAGTTGATGGCTTGCGCCATGGTTCCTTGGTTGTGTAGCAGGCCTCCATCAGGAACACCACCTCGTGTGCTTCTTGGGGTGCTGGTTCCGCTCTGGCGCTCAGGTTCGACGTAGCCGACTGGAGGCGCGAATTCTACTGACACGTCGGTTTCGATCATACTGACTCCCATCTTGTCCGTCTCGGGCTTGACGTCGAGAACGGCCACATCATAGACTTCATCATTGTAGGCGAAATTGAAGACATCACCCTTGGTAAGGGTGGCAAAATTGCGGAAAGCCTTCTCCAGCACTGCCTTGGGATCACTAATCTCAAGGAAGTTGACGGATTGAGGCTGTAGCTTGaccatcttggccagctcCAATGATGTGGTACGGACCTGGATCATGTCACCAACGTCCATCCCAAGAGTTTCCATCATCTAGTGAGTGTTAGTAACAAGACCTTTCAATAATACAGAGTCGCCCCATACCCATTGAGGAATGTATGCTCGGCCCTCCTCCGCAATAAACTCCAGCACACCCGCATGGGAGTGTCTGCCTTTCTCTCCGTTGATCAGCTCCATGAGCAAAGGCCACTGCACATGGAGCTTTGACACCTTGTCGAGAGCGGATGGTGGTAAAATGATCTTGGAGCCGTAGTTGAGTTCTGGTCGTTCAGCTCCGGGGGCCATGACTAGAGGATAGCATCGGTAGTACTCGTCAAACCGTTGCACAATGGGTCGTCGTCCGTGGCGGGCCATGTTGTAGAGGTGGTCGGGGTTAGCGGGATCAAACCCACCGCCGAAGCCTGAATACTATATACCTCTTAGTGAACCAAATCATAAGGCGGGGCAGGATAGCTTACCATGGCGACAATAGTTTGGTGGTACGCAGTCGATTTAGAGATCTCGGAGGTGcaggacttgaagaagatataGGCGGTCAGGAAGTAAATCGGCTGCCTTGAAAATATGCTCTGTTTTCTCACGCAGCTGACAAGAACCGTGTGTCTTAAGTATTCAGAGCGAGAAGGGCGGTGATTCACAGTTGCGAGGTTGAAATGTTTACAGGA from Fusarium fujikuroi IMI 58289 draft genome, chromosome FFUJ_chr04 harbors:
- a CDS encoding related to ubiquitin fusion degradation protein, which encodes MARHGRRPIVQRFDEYYRCYPLVMAPGAERPELNYGSKIILPPSALDKVSKLHVQWPLLMELINGEKGRHSHAGVLEFIAEEGRAYIPQWMMETLGMDVGDMIQVRTTSLELAKMVKLQPQSVNFLEISDPKAVLEKAFRNFATLTKGDVFNFAYNDEVYDVAVLDVKPETDKMGVSMIETDVSVEFAPPVGYVEPERQSGTSTPRSTRGGVPDGGLLHNQGTMAQAINYSAIAPSVTSNVTNFLGEGQKLAKKGSKAPTPKPATPVPTVEIPGMPRRRDGAPAALRLPPNKLFFGYEIKPVKTDADKEEEKENANRPHFAGQGQTLRGAVKRKGEGDDKTKAPEKKGTSEGNRLDGRRPR